The window CTCCGCACGGGAAGCAGTGTTTGCCAATAAAATCAAACCCGGAGAGATCATCTTCAACAGGTATGAAGGGCCTAAGGGAGGGCCGGGCATGCCGGAGATGCTCAGCGTGACCGCTGCCCTCGTGGGCATGGGATTGGCGGAGTCGGTCTCTTTGGTGACCGATGGTCGTTTCTCCGGCTCTACCCGGGGACCCTGCATCGGCCACATCGTCCCTGAGGCTCAAGAGGGAGGTCCTATTGCCCTGGTACGGGATGGAGACTTGATTAGTATCGATATTCCCCATCGTAAGCTGGACTTGCTCCTCTCTCCCGAGGAGATGGAAGAGCGAAGAAAAACCTGGTTTCCTCCCCCCCTGAAAGTTCAACGAGGTTATCTCAAGACTTATGCTGAACAAGT is drawn from Deltaproteobacteria bacterium and contains these coding sequences:
- a CDS encoding dihydroxy-acid dehydratase, with protein sequence VPAVLSELLGLLDLDVLTVTGKTLRENLAGVKKRNPEVILSRQKPLRNQGGIAILRGSLAPGGAVVKQSAVSEKIMVHTGPARVFDTEDSAREAVFANKIKPGEIIFNRYEGPKGGPGMPEMLSVTAALVGMGLAESVSLVTDGRFSGSTRGPCIGHIVPEAQEGGPIALVRDGDLISIDIPHRKLDLLLSPEEMEERRKTWFPPPLKVQRGYLKTYAEQVSSADKGCI